In the genome of Rhodamnia argentea isolate NSW1041297 chromosome 3, ASM2092103v1, whole genome shotgun sequence, one region contains:
- the LOC125314333 gene encoding uncharacterized protein LOC125314333 isoform X3 has product MEEAESVMKIFDRCWLELEIFKKRPDTSPSSTSGSDPGQQSIGGIPEDEIPCIHLSRAPSILVRSMSDQTSIIPTSFPSSSLSPDSVLCTTPMHSMIYEEEEGFNWNNPRSSEFSQGKKGRAGGRAKRRSLSKSLSQLEFEELKGFMDLGFVFSEEDIDDSSLVSIIPGLQRLGKRIKDANHRQEDGDEKERVGESAGIARPYLSEAWEWWEEEDPLMNWKVPALANDTDMRESLKWWAHTVASTVT; this is encoded by the exons ATGGAAGAAGCCGAATCAGTCATGAAGATCTTCGATAGATGCTGGTTGGAGCTCGAGATCTTCAAGAAACGACCAGACACTtcgccttcttcaacctccggATCCGATCCAGGTCAACAAAGCATAGGAGGAATACCCGAAGACGAAATCCCGTGTATTCATCTTTCCCGGGCTCCGTCCATTCTTGTGAGGTCCATGAGCGATCAAACGAGCATCATCCCAACAAGCTTCCcatcgagctctctctctccagactCAGTCCTTTGCACGACGCCTATGCACAGCATGAtctatgaggaagaagaaggtttCAACTGGAACAACCCGAGAAGCTCGGAGTTCTCGCAGGGAAAGAAGGGCCGTGCGGGAGGCAGAGCGAAGAGGAGGTCCCTGAGCAAGAGCTTGTCGCAGCTCGAGTTCGAGGAGCTAAAAGGTTTCATGGATCTCGGGTTCGTCTTCTCGGAGGAAGACATAGATGACTCGAGCTTGGTCTCCATCATTCCTGGGCTACAGAGACTGGGCAAGAGAATTAAAGATG CCAATCATCGTCAGGAAGATGGTGATGAGAAAGAGCGTGTTGGCGAGTCTGCAGGTATCGCTAGGCCTTATCTCTCGGAGGCGTGGGAATggtgggaggaggaggatccaTTGATGAACTGGAAGGTTCCTGCTCTTGCAAACGACACGGACATGAGAGAGAGTCTCAAATGGTGGGCTCACACCGTTGCTTCAACTGTTACATGA